The following are encoded in a window of Roseivirga misakiensis genomic DNA:
- a CDS encoding short-chain fatty acid transporter, giving the protein MREESLYLKFVKNILPSPFSIAVLLTVLTAVLALMFTSRPENAIYSHPIVILDYWQTGFWELLEFTMQMALILILGHVLALTPLFNKLINRLTLYCDSTAKAAFLVSLVTIFMSFINWGLCLVFGAIFARKVAENAQKNGWNLNYPLIGAAGYAGMMCWHGGFSGSAPLTVSGTDHFLADRIGIIGIEETILSTMNLTTSALLIIIIPIVFYLLGKRTSSTEINLPHYQTDVKTQEKATGGERIDHSKIAAVAFGSVICFLAIRQVYISPKGAGLSFIGLNYINFFLFGLGVLLHGSFNNFLSAIQSAIGGAAGIIIQFPLYAGIMGIMKYSGLGALVSEGFVEISNATTLPIFTLFSAGLVNVFVPSGGGQWAVQGPIITEAAQTLGVSVPKAVMALSYGDQLTNMLQPFWALPLLGITKLKAKDILPYSMIIMGVGLVIFLTMLLAF; this is encoded by the coding sequence ATGCGAGAAGAAAGCCTATATCTAAAGTTTGTCAAGAACATTCTCCCCTCTCCATTCTCTATTGCAGTGCTCTTGACAGTGCTAACCGCGGTATTAGCATTGATGTTTACTTCGCGGCCTGAAAACGCCATCTACTCTCATCCCATCGTTATTTTAGACTATTGGCAGACTGGCTTTTGGGAATTATTGGAGTTTACCATGCAAATGGCCCTCATTTTAATTTTAGGCCATGTGCTCGCCCTTACACCTCTTTTCAACAAGCTAATCAATCGACTTACACTATACTGCGACAGCACTGCAAAAGCTGCGTTTCTAGTCAGTTTAGTTACAATTTTTATGAGTTTCATCAACTGGGGACTCTGCCTAGTATTTGGGGCTATTTTCGCACGAAAAGTCGCTGAAAATGCACAGAAAAATGGATGGAACCTGAATTATCCTTTGATTGGCGCAGCTGGTTATGCTGGCATGATGTGTTGGCATGGTGGTTTTTCAGGGTCAGCACCACTAACGGTTTCTGGTACCGATCATTTTCTAGCCGATCGTATAGGTATTATTGGAATTGAGGAGACAATACTCTCAACTATGAACCTCACCACATCCGCACTTCTCATCATTATCATACCCATCGTGTTTTACCTACTCGGTAAACGAACCTCTTCGACCGAAATCAACCTACCACATTACCAAACTGATGTAAAAACTCAAGAAAAAGCTACAGGTGGTGAGCGTATTGATCATTCTAAAATTGCCGCAGTCGCCTTTGGCTCAGTAATATGTTTTCTAGCCATTAGGCAAGTTTACATATCCCCTAAAGGTGCTGGATTATCATTTATTGGTCTTAACTACATTAATTTCTTTCTTTTTGGACTTGGCGTGTTGCTACATGGTTCTTTCAATAACTTCTTGTCTGCTATACAGTCTGCTATTGGTGGGGCGGCAGGCATTATTATACAATTTCCATTATATGCTGGTATCATGGGGATAATGAAGTATTCGGGGCTGGGCGCTTTAGTTTCAGAAGGCTTCGTAGAAATATCAAATGCAACTACACTCCCCATTTTCACTTTATTCAGTGCTGGACTAGTCAATGTATTTGTGCCTAGTGGTGGAGGCCAATGGGCAGTACAGGGGCCCATCATCACCGAAGCCGCACAAACTCTGGGTGTCTCTGTGCCGAAAGCCGTTATGGCCCTATCTTATGGCGATCAATTGACTAATATGTTACAACCTTTTTGGGCGCTACCGCTGCTTGGTATTACAAAACTAAAAGCCAAAGACATACTGCCATATAGCATGATTATTATGGGTGTTGGGCTCGTTATATTCTTGACTATGTTATTAGCATTTTAA
- a CDS encoding alpha/beta hydrolase yields MKKLLKFFKILGITIITLLVVAILFLRFSRFSDRMIYQVNGSEYAEFSSQSSFEEFFFEVDDDVKLHGVLFKPSSEEAIGTIFHYSGKGMHLMSSIQKSYEPLLKKGFQVFCFERRGFGQSTGEAKNSVTLKEDALNVFDQVARLDEVAQKPLIVWGQSLGGAFATMTAKERQNKIDGLVLEGTFGSFPDIGKVYARALNLERFKWVIPLIMNNDFPAKEAIQALTIPVIISHSKNDDQVPYELGREIFEASNKSTTDFWDVDSKHIMAIYDYEEKYVNDFLNMLH; encoded by the coding sequence ATGAAAAAGCTATTGAAATTTTTTAAGATTCTAGGCATCACGATTATTACTCTATTAGTAGTAGCCATACTATTTCTCAGGTTCTCAAGATTTTCTGATCGAATGATTTATCAAGTCAATGGATCGGAATACGCCGAGTTTAGCTCCCAATCCTCTTTCGAAGAATTCTTTTTTGAAGTTGATGACGATGTGAAGCTACATGGTGTTTTATTCAAACCATCGAGTGAGGAGGCGATCGGCACTATTTTTCACTATTCGGGCAAGGGAATGCACCTGATGTCTAGTATTCAAAAGTCTTATGAACCACTACTTAAAAAAGGCTTTCAAGTTTTTTGTTTTGAACGTCGTGGATTCGGTCAATCTACTGGTGAAGCAAAAAATTCAGTTACACTGAAAGAAGATGCGCTGAACGTTTTCGATCAAGTAGCGCGGTTAGATGAGGTAGCCCAAAAACCACTGATAGTCTGGGGGCAGTCACTAGGTGGAGCCTTTGCAACTATGACAGCTAAAGAACGTCAAAATAAGATTGACGGATTGGTCCTAGAAGGTACATTTGGGTCTTTTCCTGATATTGGAAAGGTATATGCCAGAGCACTCAATTTGGAGCGTTTTAAGTGGGTAATTCCATTAATTATGAACAACGACTTTCCAGCAAAAGAAGCCATTCAAGCGTTAACCATTCCAGTGATTATTTCTCATAGTAAAAACGATGATCAAGTACCCTACGAATTAGGTCGAGAGATTTTTGAAGCTTCAAACAAATCGACCACTGACTTCTGGGATGTAGATAGCAAGCATATTATGGCTATTTATGATTATGAAGAAAAGTATGTGAACGACTTTCTCAATATGCTTCACTAG
- a CDS encoding bifunctional aconitate hydratase 2/2-methylisocitrate dehydratase produces the protein MSIYEDYIKEIEERKGQGLHAKPIDDSNLLSVIIDQIKDQDNPHRKDSLNFFIYNTLPGTTSAAGVKAKFLKEIITGEALVEEIQPSFAFELLSHMKGGPSIEVLLDLALGNEEDIAAEAAKVLKTQVFLYDADTKRLADAYNNGSAIAKEIIESYAKAEFFTKLPEVEEEIEIVTFIAGTGDISTDLLSPGADAHSRSDRELHGQCIFEHNHKMQQDLIALKEKHPDKRVMLIAEKGTMGVGSSRMSGVNNVALWTGIQASPYVPFINIAPIIAGTNGIAPIFLTTVGVTGGIGIDLKNWVQKKDENGNTIRDLEGEPILEQTYSVETGTVLTINTKEKKLYNGDQELMDISSSLTPQKVEFIKAGGSYAVVFGKKLQTFAAKTLGIEAPVVFAPSKEISHEGQGLTAVEKIFNKNAVGNTPGKTLHAGSNARVEVNIVGSQDTTGLMTSQELEMMAATVISPIVDGAYQSGCHTASVWDKKAQANIPKLMKFMNDFGLITARDPKGEYHAMTDVIHKVLNDITIDDWAIIIGGDSHTRMSKGVAFGADSGTVALALATGEASMPIPESVKVTFKGNMRSYMDFRDVVHATQQQMLKQFGGENVFQGRVIEVHIGTLTADQAFTFTDWTAEMKAKASICISEDETLIESLEIAKSRIQIMIEKGMDNDKAVLQGLIDKANTRIAEIRSGEKPALTPDSNAKYYAEVVVDLDVVAEPMIADPDVNNNDVSKRYTHDTIRPLSYYGGTKKVDLGFVGSCMVHKGDMQILAQMLKNVEAQQGKIDFQAPLVVAPPTYNIVDELKEEGDWEVLQKYSGFEFDDNNPKATARTSYDNMLYLERPGCNLCMGNQEKAAPGDTVMATSTRLFQGRVVKDSDEKKGESLLSSTPVVVLSTILGRTPTMEEYEKAVDGIVLTKFSPPNKELSTIAAS, from the coding sequence ATGAGTATTTATGAAGATTACATTAAAGAGATCGAAGAACGAAAAGGTCAAGGGCTTCACGCCAAGCCGATCGATGATAGCAATTTACTAAGTGTTATTATCGATCAAATCAAAGATCAAGATAATCCACACCGAAAAGACTCTCTTAATTTCTTCATTTACAACACCCTTCCAGGTACAACGAGCGCTGCAGGTGTAAAAGCGAAATTCCTGAAAGAAATAATAACTGGAGAGGCCTTGGTAGAAGAAATTCAACCCTCTTTTGCCTTTGAACTACTCTCTCACATGAAAGGTGGTCCTTCTATTGAAGTACTGCTGGATTTAGCACTGGGTAATGAAGAAGATATTGCAGCAGAAGCTGCTAAAGTGCTCAAAACCCAAGTATTTTTGTATGATGCAGATACAAAACGACTTGCAGATGCCTACAACAATGGTAGTGCTATTGCAAAAGAGATTATTGAGAGCTACGCTAAAGCTGAATTTTTCACCAAACTTCCAGAGGTAGAGGAAGAAATAGAAATCGTGACTTTTATTGCAGGAACCGGTGATATCTCTACGGATTTATTATCTCCCGGTGCCGATGCACACTCTAGATCCGATCGCGAACTTCATGGCCAATGTATCTTCGAGCATAACCACAAAATGCAGCAAGATCTAATTGCTCTTAAAGAAAAACACCCTGATAAGAGAGTAATGCTTATTGCCGAAAAAGGCACGATGGGCGTAGGTTCTTCAAGAATGTCGGGTGTCAATAATGTAGCCTTGTGGACAGGTATTCAAGCAAGTCCCTATGTACCATTTATCAACATTGCACCAATTATTGCAGGTACTAACGGCATTGCACCTATTTTCTTAACCACTGTTGGCGTAACTGGTGGAATAGGCATCGACTTAAAAAACTGGGTCCAGAAAAAAGATGAGAATGGTAATACCATTCGCGATCTAGAAGGGGAGCCAATATTGGAACAAACATACTCTGTAGAAACTGGTACAGTTTTAACAATCAACACCAAAGAGAAAAAGCTTTACAATGGCGATCAGGAATTGATGGATATATCTTCGTCACTCACGCCACAGAAAGTTGAGTTCATCAAAGCAGGCGGATCATATGCCGTTGTATTTGGTAAGAAACTACAAACCTTTGCCGCCAAAACCCTTGGTATAGAAGCACCAGTAGTTTTTGCCCCATCAAAAGAAATCTCTCACGAAGGCCAAGGACTAACGGCTGTTGAGAAAATCTTCAATAAAAATGCAGTTGGCAATACGCCAGGAAAAACTTTGCATGCTGGTTCTAACGCCCGTGTAGAAGTAAACATTGTTGGTTCTCAAGACACAACAGGTCTTATGACATCACAGGAGCTTGAAATGATGGCTGCCACTGTGATCTCTCCTATCGTTGATGGTGCTTACCAATCAGGATGTCATACAGCCTCAGTTTGGGATAAAAAAGCACAAGCAAACATCCCAAAACTGATGAAGTTCATGAATGATTTCGGTTTAATTACGGCTCGTGATCCTAAGGGTGAATACCATGCCATGACCGACGTTATTCATAAAGTACTAAATGACATTACAATTGACGATTGGGCGATCATCATCGGTGGTGATTCTCACACCAGAATGTCGAAAGGTGTGGCTTTTGGAGCCGACTCTGGTACTGTAGCGCTTGCGCTAGCCACTGGCGAAGCTTCAATGCCTATTCCTGAGTCTGTAAAAGTGACCTTTAAAGGAAACATGAGAAGCTATATGGACTTCAGAGATGTAGTTCATGCCACACAGCAACAAATGCTGAAGCAATTTGGCGGAGAAAATGTATTCCAAGGAAGAGTGATCGAAGTACATATTGGTACTTTAACAGCCGACCAAGCCTTTACATTCACCGATTGGACAGCGGAAATGAAAGCCAAAGCTTCGATCTGTATTTCGGAAGACGAAACGCTGATTGAGTCACTTGAAATCGCTAAGTCAAGAATTCAGATTATGATCGAAAAAGGCATGGACAACGATAAAGCCGTGTTACAAGGTCTGATCGATAAAGCGAATACTAGAATTGCTGAAATCAGATCGGGAGAAAAACCTGCTTTGACGCCAGATAGTAACGCAAAATACTATGCGGAAGTAGTTGTCGATTTAGATGTGGTCGCGGAACCAATGATCGCCGATCCAGATGTAAATAACAACGATGTTTCTAAACGTTATACACATGACACCATTAGACCGCTTTCATACTATGGTGGTACTAAAAAAGTAGATCTCGGATTCGTAGGTTCTTGTATGGTACACAAGGGTGACATGCAAATTCTGGCACAAATGCTCAAGAATGTGGAAGCGCAACAGGGTAAAATAGATTTCCAAGCACCACTAGTTGTAGCACCTCCTACTTACAATATCGTAGATGAGTTAAAAGAAGAGGGAGATTGGGAAGTTCTTCAAAAGTATTCGGGCTTCGAGTTTGACGACAACAACCCCAAAGCGACTGCTAGAACTAGTTATGACAACATGCTTTATTTGGAGCGCCCAGGTTGTAACCTCTGTATGGGTAACCAAGAAAAAGCTGCACCGGGTGATACTGTGATGGCTACTTCTACTCGACTTTTCCAAGGTCGTGTAGTTAAAGATTCAGACGAGAAAAAAGGTGAATCATTGCTTTCATCGACTCCAGTGGTGGTATTATCGACGATCTTAGGAAGAACCCCAACGATGGAAGAATATGAGAAAGCAGTGGACGGAATAGTCTTAACTAAATTCTCTCCTCCAAATAAAGAATTGAGCACTATAGCAGCATCATAG